One window of the Zea mays cultivar B73 chromosome 3, Zm-B73-REFERENCE-NAM-5.0, whole genome shotgun sequence genome contains the following:
- the LOC109944860 gene encoding thiamine pyrophosphokinase 1, which yields MPLPTMTHSSAYLLPAPTAPSDPSGAAPTTYALVVLNQRLPRFAPLLWSRARLRVCADGGANRVFDGMPELLAGEDPAEVRTRYKPDVIKGDMDSIRPEVKEYYSKLGTNIVDESHDQDTTDLHKCVSFITSNLPIPEKSNLCILVLGALGGRFDHEMGNINVLYRFSSIKIILLSDDCSIFLLPKTHSHEIHIKKSVEGPHCGLIPMGGPSATTTTTGLRWNLDNTNMMYGGLISTSNIVDDDKVTVTSDSDLVWTISLRN from the exons ATGCCGCTCCCGACGATGACCCACTCCTCTGCCTATCTCCTCCCGGCCCCAACCGCCCCGTCCGACCCCAGCGGCGCTGCCCCGACCACCTACGCGCTCGTCGTCCTCAACCAGCGCCTCCCCCGCTTCGCGCCGCTCCTCTGGTCCCGCG CGCGCCTGCGCGTGTGCGCCGACGGAGGCGCCAACCGCGTCTTCGACGGCATGCCGGAACTCCTCGCGGGCGAGGACCCCGCCGAGGTCCGCACCAG GTACAAGCCAGATGTAATTAAAGGGGACATGGACTCAATAAGGCCAGAAGTGAAGGAGTATTATTCCAAATTG GGCACAAACATAGTTGATGAATCACATGATCAGGACACAACTGACTTGCACAAATGTGTATCATTTATCACAAGCAATCTCCCTATCCCAGAGAAGTCTAAT CTGTGTATTCTTGTTCTTGGCGCACTTGGCGGAAGGTTCGATCATGAGATGGGGAACATCAATGTATTATACCGCTTTTCAAGCATCAAGATCATCCTCCTATCAGACGACTGTTCAATCTTTCTGCTCCCTAAGACACACTCCCACGAGATCCATATTAAGAAATCGGTTGAAGGTCCTCACTGTGGTTTGATTCCGATGGGTGGACCGTCAGCTACCACAACAACCACAGGGCTCCGATGGAATTTAG ataacacCAACATGATGTATGGTGGATTGATAAGCACATCTAACATCGTGGATGACGATAAAGTAACGGTGACTTCAGATTCTGATCTGGTTTGGACCATATCGCTTCGGAATTGA
- the LOC100274294 gene encoding uncharacterized protein LOC100274294: protein MQSRHHISLSLPCRLSELVCAGVCVLYIHPSTGSPQLQKHTIIPSTAPTSIPIPSSIGGLQISSSLTRQISHRQLWCATTVLWRCTRRWGSGCGATCARPSSWRATACSPTSASSSSACRTSSPTGAAAPRAPSPTSSPLTAAAPPPPPMRCAAATTSSPPAATVRRAPRPSHPAGAASPTSPASARRPRRTSASTTGTAPSPSPSSPRRPSPGSTTTPPPRHHRPGSCCGAGATATTSRLRTRRSTCTPSRRRPRRPRCCSRARPAASSLCVCPTTRPRTKQRAATVTPWTPTRRTSSAASTTSSAARTPTRCSPATCSRNPSPHPLDQESGSTPRGHGRHERTVCHCIAWCACHAWDPVYSVHSTCLGFCMYMRNVM from the coding sequence ATGCAGAGCCGGCAccacatctctctctctctcccttgcagGCTAAGCGAACTAGTCTGTGCCGGGGTTTGTGTCCTATATATACATCCTAGCACCGGCAGTCCACAACTCCAAAAGCATACCATCATTCCATCCACAGCCCCGACCTCCATCCCAATCCCATCCAGCATCGGCGGCCTGCAGATATCCTCTAGCTTGACCCGGCAAATCTCGCACAGGCAGCTGTGGTGCGCTACTACAGTACTATGGAGGTGCACGCGGCGGTGGGGAAGCGGCTGTGGAGCTACGTGCGCGCGGCCTTCTTCATGGCGCGCAACGGCGTGCTCTCCAACAAGCGCAAGCTCCTCCTCAGCGTGCCGCACCTCCTCGCCAACAGGCGCCGCGGCACCACGCGCGCCGTCGCCAACCTCCTCTCCTCTCACCGCGGcagcaccgccgccgccgcctatgCGCTGCGCCGCCGCGACTACGAGTTCTCCTCCTGCAGCAACAGTTCGGCGGGCCCCTCGTCCTTCTCATCCAGCAGGCGCCGCCTCCCCTACTTCCCCTGCCTCAGCGCGGCGGCCGAGGAGGACGAGCGCCAGTACGACGGGTAcggctccctctccctccccgtcGAGCCCGCGCCGCCCCTCGCCAGGATCGACTACCACGCCTCCGCCGCGGCATCATCGCCCGGGCTCATGCTGCGGGGCCGGGGCGACGGCGACGACCTCGCGCCTGAGGACGAGGAGGAGTACGTGTACGCCTtcgcgtcgtcgtcctcgtcgccCGCGCTGCTGCTCCCGGGCGCGGCCAGCGGCGAGTTCTCTGTGCGTGTGTCCAACTACTCGTCCGAGGACGAAGCAGCGGGCTGCGACTGTGACGCCGTGGACGCCGACGCGGAGGACTTCATCCGCCGCTTCTACGACCAGCTCCGCCGCCAGAACACCCACGCGCTGCTCCCCTGCTACATGCAGCAGGAATCCGTCGCCTCATCCTCTTGATCAGGAATCAGGATCAACCCCACGCGGACACGGTCGGCACGAACGCACGGTGTGTCATTGCATTGCTTGGTGTGCATGCCATGCATGGGATCCGGTGTACAGTGTGCACAGTACGTGCCTAGGCTTTTGCATGTACATGCGTAACGTGATGTGA